From one Trifolium pratense cultivar HEN17-A07 linkage group LG1, ARS_RC_1.1, whole genome shotgun sequence genomic stretch:
- the LOC123919459 gene encoding aquaporin PIP2-2-like → MAKDIEVSERGSFSNKDYHDPPPAPLFDAEELTKWSFYRALIAEFIATLLFLYVTVLTVIGYSIQTDVKAGGDVCGGVGILGIAWAFGGMIFVLVYCTAGISGGHINPAVTFGLFLARKVSLIRAIMYMVAQCLGAIAGVGLVKAFQKSYFDRYGGGANFLHDGYSTGVGLGAEIVGTFVLVYTVFSATDPKRSARDSHVPVLAPLPIGFAVFMVHLATIPVTGTGINPARSLGSAVIYNKDKPWDDHWIFWVGPFIGAAIAAFYHQFILRAGAVKALGSFRSNPTV, encoded by the exons ATGGCAAAGGATATTGAGGTTTCTGAGCGTGGTTCTTTCTCTAACAAAGACTACCATGACCCTCCACCAGCACCACTCTTTGATGCTGAAGAACTCACAAAATGGTCCTTTTACAGGGCCCTTATTGCTGAGTTCATTGCAACTTTACTTTTCCTTTATGTTACTGTTTTAACTGTTATTGGTTACAGTATTCAAACTGATGTTAAAGCTGGTGGTGATGTTTGTGGTGGTGTTGGTATTCTTGGTATTGCTTGGGCTTTTGGTGGCATGATCTTTGTCCTTGTTTACTGCACTGCTGGAATTTCAG GGGGTCACATTAACCCAGCAGTGACATTTGGGCTGTTTTTGGCTCGTAAGGTGTCTTTGATCCGAGCAATTATGTACATGGTGGCTCAGTGTTTAGGGGCTATTGCTGGTGTTGGGTTGGTTAAGGCTTTTCAAAAGTCTTACTTTGATAGATATGGTGGTGGAGCTAATTTTCTTCATGATGGTTACAGTACTGGTGTTGGATTAGGTGCTGAGATTGTTGGTACCTTTGTTTTGGTATACACTGTTTTCTCTGCTACTGATCCTAAAAGAAGTGCTAGAGATTCCCATGTTCCG gttttggcacCACTTCCTATTGGATTTGCTGTATTCATGGTTCATTTGGCAACCATCCCTGTTACTGGAACTGGCATTAATCCTGCTAGAAGTCTTGGTTCTGCTGTTATCTACAACAAAGATAAGCCCTGGGATGACCAT TGGATCTTTTGGGTTGGACCATTTATTGGGGCAGCCATTGCTGCATTCTACCATCAATTCATCTTAAGAGCAGGTGCAGTTAAAGCTCTTGGATCATTCAGGAGTAACCCTACTGTTTGA
- the LOC123919450 gene encoding caffeoylshikimate esterase-like, whose translation MVHPVAEANDHSPFGTLTPDEFYTRHSVTHDSEFITNSRGLKLFTQWWIPKPPTKIIGILAVVHGYTGESSWMIQLTSVYFAKAGFATCAIDHQGHGFSDGLIAHIPDINPVVDDCITFFESFRSRFGSSLPSFLYSESLGGAIALLITLRRSGSPWNGLILNGAMCGISDKFKPPWPLEHFLALAVAIIPTWRVVPTRGSIPDVSFKEEWKRKLAIASPKRTMDRPRASTAQELLRICRELQGRYEEVDVPFLVVHGGGDVVCDPACVEELYSRAGSKDKTLKIYDGMWHQLVGEPEENVELVFGDILEWLTKRATVNGET comes from the coding sequence ATGGTGCACCCAGTAGCAGAGGCTAACGATCATAGCCCCTTCGGAACCCTAACTCCGGACGAGTTCTACACTCGTCACTCAGTCACTCACGATTCCGAGTTCATAACTAACTCTAGAGGCCTCAAACTCTTTACACAATGGTGGATCCCTAAACCTCCAACTAAAATCATCGGAATCCTCGCCGTCGTTCACGGCTACACCGGCGAGTCCAGCTGGATGATCCAACTAACCTCCGTCTACTTCGCCAAAGCCGGATTCGCCACATGCGCTATCGATCACCAAGGCCACGGTTTCTCCGACGGTTTAATCGCTCATATTCCTGATATTAATCCCGTTGTTGATGACTGCATCACTTTCTTTGAATCATTCCGTTCTCGCTTCGGTTCGTCGTTGCCGTCTTTTCTGTATTCGGAATCTCTCGGCGGAGCTATTGCGCTTCTTATTACTCTCCGCCGTAGCGGTTCGCCGTGGAACGGTCTTATCCTCAACGGCGCTATGTGTGGAATCAGTGATAAATTCAAACCGCCGTGGCCGTTAGAACACTTTCTCGCACTTGCTGTGGCGATAATTCCTACGTGGCGCGTGGTTCCAACGCGCGGATCGATTCCTGATGTTTCGTTTAAAGAGGAGTGGAAGAGGAAGCTTGCGATTGCGAGTCCGAAGAGAACGATGGATCGTCCACGCGCCTCGACGGCGCAGGAATTGTTGAGGATTTGTCGTGAACTGCAGGGAAGGTATGAGGAAGTTGATGTGCCGTTTCTGGTTGTGCATGGAGGTGGCGACGTGGTTTGTGATCCGGCTTGTGTTGAGGAGTTGTACTCACGCGCCGGGAGTAAAGATAAGACGCTGAAGATATATGATGGGATGTGGCATCAGTTAGTTGGGGAACCTGAAGAAAATGTGGAATTGGTGTTTGGGGATATTTTGGAATGGCTTACCAAACGCGCCACCGTGAACGGTGAAACTTAG